A single region of the Lotus japonicus ecotype B-129 chromosome 4, LjGifu_v1.2 genome encodes:
- the LOC130710295 gene encoding bifunctional dethiobiotin synthetase/7,8-diamino-pelargonic acid aminotransferase, mitochondrial: MFRFPSVLLSRRHCRRKLSTTTTSQPLELPLSHPIYLIWGSNTGVGKTLVSAGIAASSLLSSPSPVKFHYLKPLQTGFPSDSDSRFVFNKLFHLRNRTTPRIALSASLRVLNASRAAATENDQTSFSADGERSASSELVCKTLYAWEEAVSPHLAAEREGFVVKDSVVLETLRRCFRDVVESGVGKERSEVMCIVETAGGVASPGPSGSLQCDLYRPFRIPAILVGDGRLGGISGTISAYETLTLRGYDVAAVIFEDHGLLNEGPLLSYMRNKVPVLVLPPVPKDPSNDLMEWFDGSHGVFNNLKEIMLSAYFERIKKLHDMPRKARDIIWWPFTQHKLVPDGGVTVIDSRCGENFAVFKAQKTEVIAPLFDACASWWTQGPDAILQAELAREMGYTAARFGHVMFPENVHEPALNCAELLLQGVGKGWASRAYFSDNGSTAIEIALKMAFRKFSVDHGLIQDSDEDTITERSPELMVLALQRSYHGDTLGAMEAQAPSSYTGFLQQPWYTGRGLFLDPPSVSMQNNAWNISLPKGFQLENLKLENLTFASRDEIFCKGRDKSELATVYSSYISKVLSGFSGSNTIGALIMEPVIQGSGGMHMVDPLFQRVLVNECRSRKVPVIFDEVFTGFWRLGVETAVELIHCVPDIACFGKLMTGGIIPLAATLATNDVFDSFIGDSKLKALLHGHSYSAHAMGCMAAVKSIQWFKDPCSNTNITSEGRLLRELWDDKMVHQISSHPVVQRVVTLGTLFALELKAEGDNAGYGSLFARPILQKLREDGVYMRPLGNVIYLLSGPCTSPETCNELLVKLYYRLKEFSG; the protein is encoded by the exons ATGTTCCGCTTCCCCTCCGTCCTTCTCTCCCGCCGTCACTGCCGCCGAAAactatccaccaccaccacctcgcAACCACTCGAGCTCCCTCTATCCCACCCTATCTACCTCATTTGGGGCTCCAACACCGGCGTCGGCAAAACCCTAGTCTCCGCCGGCATCGCCGCCTCCTCCCTCCTCTCTTCCCCCTCCCCCGTCAAATTCCACTACCTCAAGCCCCTCCAAACCGGCTTCCCTTCCGACTCCGACTCCCGCTTCGTCTTCAACAAGCTCTTCCACCTCCGCAACCGCACCACCCCCCGCATTGCTCTCTCCGCCTCTCTCCGCGTCCTCAATGCCTCCCGCGCCGCTGCGACGGAGAATGACCAGACTTCTTTTTCAGCTGACGGAGAACGTTCCGCCTCCTCGGAGCTGGTTTGCAAGACGCTGTACGCGTGGGAGGAGGCCGTGTCGCCGCATTTGGCCGCCGAGAGGGAAGGTTTCGTCGTCAAGGACTCGGTGGTGCTGGAAACGTTGCGGAGGTGCTTTCGAGACGTGGTAGAAAGTGGCGTAGGGAAGGAGAGGTCGGAAGTTATGTGTATTGTGGAGACCGCTGGTGGAGTTGCTAGCCCAGGTCCTTCTGGGTCACTTCAATGTGACTTGTATAG GCCGTTTCGTATTCCTGCAATTCTTGTTGGAGATGGGCGGCTGGGAGGAATTTCGGGAACAATATCAGCGTACGAGACCTTGACGCTTCGGGGTTATGATGTTGCTGCTGTTATTTTTGAAGATCACGGCCTTCTCAATGAGGGTCCCCTATTGTCTTATATGCGAAACAA GGTTCCTGTTCTAGTGCTACCACCTGTTCCAAAAGATCCATCAAATGACTTAATGGAATGGTTTGATGGTTCCCATGGtgtatttaataatttaaaggAAATAATGCTATCTGCTTATTTTGAGAGAATTAAAAAATTGCATGACATGCCAAGAAAAGCAAGGGATATCATCTGGTGGCCTTTCACACAACACAAACTTGTACCTGATGGAGGGGTCACAGTAATTGATTCACGCTGTGGTGAGAACTTTGCAGTCTTCAAG GCTCAGAAGACAGAAGTCATAGCACCATTATTTGATGCATGTGCAAGTTGGTGGACTCAAGGACCTGATGCTATTTTGCAG GCTGAGCTTGCTAGGGAGATGGGATATACTGCTGCACGATTTGGGCATGTAATGTTCCCAGAGAATGTTCATGAACCAGCCTTAAATTGTGCTGAGCTTTTGCTTCAAGGCGTGGGGAAAG GTTGGGCTTCTCGTGCATATTTTTCAGACAATGGATCTACAGCAATTGAAATTGCTCTCAAGATGGCATTTCGTAAATTTTCTGTTGATCATGGACTCATTCAGGATTCTGATGAGGATACCATAACTGAAAGATCTCCTGAGCTAATG GTCCTCGCTCTTCAGAGATCTTATCATGGTGACACATTAGGTGCTATGGAAGCACAGGCACCATCATCTTATACAGGCTTCCTGCAGCAACCATG GTACACTGGAAGAGGTCTTTTTCTGGACCCTCCTTCTGTCTCTATGCAGAACAATGCATGGAATATTTCCTTACCTAAAGGATTTCAATTGGAGAATCTGAAACTTGAAAATCTCA CTTTTGCTTCTCGTGATGAAATATTTTGCAAGGGCAGGGACAAGTCTGAGCTTGCTACAGTTTATTCATCTTACATATCTAAAGTGTTATCTGGATTTAGTGGGTCGAATACTATTGGAGCATTGATTATGGAGCCAG TTATACAAGGTTCTGGTGGAATGCATATGGTTGATCCACTTTTTCAGCGTGTACTTGTTAATGAGTGTCGGAGTAGGAAAGTTCCAGTTATCTTTGATGAGGTTTTTACTGGTTTTTGGCGTTTGGGAGTAGAG ACTGCAGTGGAGCTAATCCATTGTGTACCAGATATAGCCTGCTTTGGGAAACTAATGACTGGTGGGATTATACCACTGGCAGCCACCTTGGCAACAAATGATGTTTTTGATTCATTTATTGGAGACTCGAAG CTCAAAGCCCTTTTACATGGCCATTCTTACTCTGCACATGCTATGGGCTGCATGGCTGCTGTTAAATCAATCCAATGGTTTAAGGACCCTTGTTCCAACACTAACATCACTTCTGAAGGAAGATTACTTCGGGAG TTATGGGATGATAAAATGGTTCATCAGATTTCGTCACACCCTGTAGTTCAAAGAGTAGTTACATTAGGGACTCTTTTTGCCTTGGAATTAAAAGCAGAAGGCGATAATGCTGG GTATGGATCATTGTTTGCAAGACCAATTCTTCAGAAACTTCGGGAAGATGGTGTATACATGAGGCCTCTTGGTAACGTTATTTATCTCTTGAGTGGACCCTGTACATCTCCAGAAACTTGCAATGAACTACTCGTTAAACTCTATTACAGGCTTAAAGAGTTTAGTGGATGA